gtatttcccAGTTCCCACAAAAGATTGGGGTTTGAACTTTTGACCAACACtacatttgttgttttaataagTAGCATCATCTTGACAAGTGGCAGGGAAGATGTGTCACTGCATTGTGGTACATTTTAATGGTTCAAATTTATGCCCAACTGGCTTTCTTAAAATAGGTACATATTTAACAGTCTCACACATTGGCCAATGTTTTTAGTGACACTGCTCAAGATTAAGCAAATCCTCTGCTAATCTCTTCACAATCCAGGTACAATCCACAGTAGCTATACCAACTAATCCCTTGACTAATCATCCCTCAAAGTGGGCTTAATCTGACCTCTCAGTATGAGAACGTTATCTTTATTTTTCCTTTAGTAGTCGTCAAAATCGTTGAAATCATTATCGTCCAATTCCATCTGTTGGAAGTCCACCCTGTAGCGGAGGATTCCTCCGATGCCACCAAATCCCTTGCAGAATTGTGACCCTTCTTGTGATCTGTCTGTAATAATTTCAAGGGTggaacctgcaaaaaaaaacaataccaaaaaaaaacacagtaaagTTTGTATCCCAAAAGCCTCTAAGTTATTCATTGGTGCACAGTAACAATAAAACGCTTGTGTTTATCGAGTAAAAGATCTGCGAAGAGTTACTCAATTtttatctgttgttcatttggtgtttttgtaacaaacaaaatgtgtacccatgattaggtacacattttgttataaaaacaccaaataaaaaacagataAATATTGAGAAATCCTATGCAGATATTGTATTTGACAAGCACTTTTTATTCATTATTGAAAACACAGCGattgtttatattgatatataaATAACATTGAGATAGCTGCTACATCATTGGTTTTCAGAATGTTGTTCATAAAATCAGGTGcataaaatggacacaacaAAAACTGCTACCCATGATTGTGACTGTGCCCCTTTACATTTCTGGTTATGAAACCATGCTTCAAAATCTCTAAAAGCACTGAGACAAATCTGTCATTTAGAAAAGGCTTTCTGCAAGACCAATTTCAAAAGTAATTCTTTTTTGCAAAGAATGACCAGAACACAATAAGGCAGCTCATTTGTTCCAGCAGCTATAAATGGTACAATGAGCGGTTTGAGCAATGGGGGCCGGCTGGCTCTGATccctaattatttatttaccaaATTGTCTTcttgcgttttttttctttctatggATTTACACTAATTGTGTGACCAATTCGTTGCTGATCGTTTGTATTGTGCTGTTGATTGTCAAGGCCAATTAAATTCCCCAGTGGGGATAACAAAATTTTATCTATCTCTCTATCCATATCTTTACACCAACTGTAAACAATTTGGCAAAATTATGTTCGTTCGTATACATCATTATAGCTGAGGTCTCACAGACGACACAAACACATAGGTGTGGATGGCTAATTGAAACCACCTGctgaaaatatttgaattaattgAGTTCTATTTAAAGAGAAAGAAACTCTTACAGTGATGAGATTATCCACAAACGAAAAGTCctgaaaaatgaaataaaatggtaTTACGACTAAATAAAGTTTTGATTTGAGACCAGAAGATGAAGAGATTGCTTACCAAATGTCTTGTAATTGTTTGCAAGCCACTCCAGTAAAGGCTGTGATTCCACTAACTCAAGCTCGACACCGGTCTGTCAAAAAggaaatcagaagaaaaaatttacaaaactgaaattcaatataaaccacaagggaaactgactgggtaaatttgtaaatgatttttggggttgaacaaagaattgactagagtgggattcgaaccaacgacctccggattaacgtgccggcgctctaccaactgagctatctagccctatattggcggtgtccctattttgtcaatatctttgttcgggggtgccagtcagaagccatgcaaccgttaactgccgtgtagccagggatcacacccaaattacaatacaacctgggaagcggcagctaggggatcaccttaaggggatgcgactttttgtttcagatatcaatataaaccacaagggaaactgactgggtaaatttgtaaatgatttttggggttgaacaaagaattgactagagtgggattcgaaccaacgacctccggattaacgtgccggcgctctaccaactgagctatctagccctatattggcggtgtccctattttgtcaatatctttgttcgggggtgccagtcagaagccatgcaaccgttaactgccgtgtagccagggatcacacccaaattacgatacaacctgggaagcggcagctaggggatcaccttaaggggatgcgactttttgtttcagatatcaatataaaccacaagggaaactgactgggtaaatttgtaaatgatttttggggttgaacaaagaattgactagagtgggattcgaaccaacgacctccggattaacgtgccggcgctctaccaactgagctatctagccctatattggcggtgtccctattttgtcaatatctttgttcgggggtgccagtcagaagccatgcaaccgttaactgccgtgtagccagggatcacacccaaattacgatacaacctgggaagcggcagctaggggatcaccttaaggggatgcgactttttgtttcagatatcaatataaaccacaagggaaactgactgggtaaatttgtaaatgatttttggggttgaacaaagaattgactagagtgggattcgaaccaacgacctccggattaacgtgccggcgctctaccaactgagctatctagccctatattggcggtgtccctattttgtcaatatctttgttcgggggtgccagtcagaagccatgcaaccgttaactgccgtgtagccagggatcacacccaaattacgatacaacctgggaagcggcagctaggggatcaccttaaggggatgcgactttttgtttcagatatcaatataaaccacaagggaaactgactgggtaaatttgtaaatgatttttggggttgaacaaagaattgactagagtgggattcgaaccaacgacctccggattaacgtgccggcgctctaccaactgagctatctagccctatattggcggtgtccctattttgtcaatatctttgttcgggggtgccagtcagaagccatgcaaccgttaactgccgtgtagccagggatcacacccaaattacgatacaacctgggaagcggcagctaggggatcaccttaaggggatgcgactttttgtttcagatatcaatataaaccacaagggaaactgactgggtaaatttgtaaatgatttttggggttgaacaaagaattgactagagtgggattcgaaccaacgacctccggattaacgtgccggcgctctaccaactgagctatctagccctatattggcggtgtccctattttgtcaatatctttgttcgggggtgccagtcagaagccatgcaaccgttaactgccgtgtagccagggatcacacccaaattacgatacaacctgggaagcggcagctaggggatcaccttaaggggatgcgactttttgtttcagatatcaatataaaccacaagggaaactgactgggtaaatttgtaaatcccgccgcttcccaggttgtatcgtaatttgggtgtgatccctggctacacggcagttaacggttgcatggcttctgactggcacccccgaacaaagatattgacaaaatagggacaccgccaatatagggctagatagctcagttggtagagcgccggcacgttaatccggaggtcgttggttcgaatcccactctagtcaattctttgttcaaccccaaaaatcatttacaaatttacccagtcagtttcccttgtggtttatattgatatctgaaacaaaaagtcgcatccccttaaggtgatcccctagctgccgcttcccaggttgtatcgtaatttgggtgtgatccctggctacacggcagttaacggttgcatggcttctgactggcacccccgaacaaagatattgacaaaatagggacaccgccaatatagggctagatagctcagttggtagagcgccggcacgttaatccggaggtcgttggttcgaatcccactctagtcaattctttgttcaaccccaaaaatcatttacaaatttacccagtcagtttcccttgtggtttatattgatatctgaaacaaaaagtcgcatccccttaaggtgatcccctagctgccgcttcccaggttgtatcgtaatttgggtgtgatccctggctacacggcagttaacggttgcatggcttctgactggcacccccgaacaaagatattgacaaaatagggacaccgccaatatagggctagatagctcagttggtagagcgccggcacgttaatccggaggtcgttggttcgaatcccactctagtcaattctttgttcaaccccaaaaatcaaaactgAAATTCCTACAATTTTCACCAGCATTTGCCCAATTACATTCTTTCACAGAGCAGCTAATTTTTCCAGTTGGTTTAGGAATTATGGCTTATGGCTGACCAAATTTAcaagggtcaaaggtcagggTTCATTTTCTTTCCACAGTATTAAAACAATGACAGTATCAATCAAAGAGATAAAAGaatacattttcaaaaatcagatttgaagaaaatgatgcaAAACAAGTGTGACACTGCAGAGGGATACATTTTAGGTTTGTAAACAGATAAAAAACAGGGGACTAGTTTCTAAATCAATCTACAAGAGATgcttaaatttgcatcggtgataaagaatattaattttggcttttacccatacaccgatgtgatGCCTGTGATagttgttcacaggactcgacAAAGTATTaatgagtatacaatgctaacacacatcgtcgatgggtaaaaaaaaattaaaattaataaatcaatCTACCTGACTAACTTACATCTTTATCCATGAAGTACGTTCTATCTCTCTCTTGTTCAGATGTGAGGTGCAGAACCTTCTCCTCtgttcacaaaacaaaaatatcaaaataaaaaaaattatataaatgtATCGTTGTGTCTCAGTTATAACTCTAGTAgttctttatatttttgttcagtatttacACTTTGAAATTCAAACCCTTTACTAAGTCATTGTACTGATGTTACACATGGATAATGTCTGTCCACGGTCAGTCATTTTGGTGAGCATGTAAACATGTGTGCAGCGACTGAAATGCCTACTACAAAATATTGTGTCTTGCTTACAcaaccaggacttgaacccacactctgagcTTGATTTCAGTGTTCTTATCCGCCTGGCCACGACAAGCCACAATTGGGTCAATAGATATCACACAGGGTGTAACCATGTCGAGTTGAccaatggttaaaggaacacgttgccttggatcggacgagttggtctataaaaagcgtttgtaactgtttgttataaaatgcatgtggttagaaaaatgttgtaaaggtagaatacaatgacctacACAAATATCCATCGAAggtgcgtggttttccttttacatcgtcgactaacacggtcggccatttgtgggagtcaaatttttgccgGCCAttttcccataaatggccgaccgtgtttcttcgcgacgttaaaggaaaaccgtgaaattccgaggcatgtttgtgtggatcattatattctacttttaaattatctatctaaccatatgcatttcaaaacaaacggtttcaaacgcttttcaaagaccaactcgaccgatccaaggcaacgtgttcctttaatacctGGACTTGCCCTAAAATGCCCACTGCACAATAAACTCTACACAGGGACACTAACTCCAACAATGGCGCAACCAGGAGTCATTGTTGTGATAAGGTCAGgtgaatagacccttcccatgaaatatgctaattacattcacgcatgcgtacagaccctattggttggcagaTGTATCCCTTAGTTATTAGCCGTATATAAAACAGAGAAATtttccaaccaaaatgttagtgcacACACGCCATATTTCATTTGAAGGGTCTATTGGATCAATAGATATCATACGGTTCTAATAATGCAAGAGTTACATACCATCAGCAGAGTGGTTCTTCAAGAGGTATCTCATAATCTCCAGATTCTCCCAGACGATTAAGATTTCCACTGCTCCCATCTCAAGAGCCTTGAGTGTGTCCACAACACCGAAGCAATACTTCCCTGTGTCTTGGGAGATCTCATCAAAATATTTACCTTAAAACCAAACAAGACAAAAAGATACCGATAATTTTCAGGGCTGAGATTAAAAAGGTGTCCACTGGTACAGGCCTGGAaacatctttgagagggcaaggccattttcattttgcgaagggcacttccattggaaaattttaagtcaatgggaaacttttgaaaggtaccaaggccaagaccaggggcagacATCCAGGACTGCTGGTACCAGGCTAAACAGGGCAAGATTCAATGTTTTTGATGGAAGTACGGTAATAGCAGTAATAcggttttctcaacaagtaaacactgtattcagctgacaATTTCACAGATGACTATTATTGTACTTATATTATTAATTTGacctataaatcagcataacATTGACTAAAACTAATCCACGACCCTAGCTTCATGTGTCGACAGACAGTTtccaaataataaatgaaaaacatttgaGGTTTCaataaaatttcataaagtgaCACGTTTCCTCAAATCCTCCTCTCTGTTTACTTACCAATGAGTTTCTTCTCTTGAATAAACTTAACATTTCCCAGCACCTCTGCCGACAGCTCGATAGCCTGGTTGAAACCATTCTCACCTCCATAGGAGACATCCACTAGTTTCAAGATTTTATTCTGTAGCCTCTGAGAATTCAAAAATCAAGCCATGTATTTAGTATCAGAACTATTGGCGGGGACTTCGAACCCTTGCTATCCTAGCATTCTAGagctaggcccaatttcaaggctctgcttacagcCGAATCCTACACTTACAATTATCACGGTTCTCCGCTTACTGCTAAATGCAGATTTTCTGGTCTAGCTGTGTAAGCCAAGATTGCTTATCATGGAGTATGTACCAGACAAGCAAACAGTCCCCGATAATCTTTAGTGATGTAAGCATGGAACTCcttgcttccataagcgccgtttctttgcttacggtaagcagagctacatgtatgaagtttggccctgatGACTTCACCCTCTGCATACACAGCTAGCGTAAATATTCAGgtcttgcacagtaagcggagtaCGGTGATTGTAAGTACATTGTCAACGGTAACAGAGTTATCAAATTGAATAGGCCCCGGTACTATAACTCACTAAAATAAAGTAAGATTTATAACTCTTTTGAGAAGTATTGGTTCTGAATAaaaccggtggttaacgactctcACTATAATTCATTAACTTGAAATAGTGAAGAAATGCATTCACAGCCCTAACATAACAACAGGAGTATTTGACTAAACCTTGAAGGGTACTTACCGGATCAAACATATCTGATTGACTAAGTTCAGTTTTAAAATCAGCAGATCCAGCCAGGATCAATCCCGCAATGTTGGGTTTGTCATTACTGATGTATAAAGTCACTGCGACCTCGGCGACCTTGCGCACGTAGTTATGTCTCTTCTCCATGCGAAGACGGGCAAAACGCAGTGCTGACTGACCACCACGACCTATGGATGACAGAAAAGATTTTTGAAGTTTGTTATCAGGGAAAACATAATACAGTGCAAAAAGAGACACACATGTCAATTCAACAAAGTTCTCTTAACAGTCAACATGCAAAGTCACCTTTGATTTGGGGGTTCACCCATCTTGCTTAACAAATTGTGTTAAAATGTGCgtttattttgaggaatttcAAACACAAAAGGCAAGTTTGTTCTCATTAGATCAGAATGGTAGGTAGGCATAACTGGATCTCCTAAGGACCAGTGAAAATTCATTACATAAGGtccacttaaaaaaaaccttaccgTGTTTCTTTGGTAAGTCAACGGAGAACTTATGCATGACATCTCGTGTGTTTCCTGACAGTGTGCCAAAAAGGGCACCGTTACCGTCCATCACGATGAAACCAAATTTGTTGTCATCGGCCAGCAATGCTGTCAGTGCCTGTTGAGAGTAGAGTAAGAAAAGTATGAATATCAAATTGCAGTTTACAAACATAATTCTAAGATGGCACACATTaactcaatatttttgtatgctgCCCTCTTGTGTTAGCGTAGAAAGCATTCTGGGGTTTCTTAAAATGTCCTCTAGTTAAGGTCGCAAATATCATTTTGAGTACTTGTACTTGAAGACATCATACTTACATCATACCCCTATTTCCTTTGAGGAGTTTACTTAACTCCTTCCCCGcgcttacaaaacaaaatgagcacCATAGTAACAAGGCAACCGAACTGTCAGACTTTCATTATTCCAAAATTTAGGCCCAGTCACACAGGCCtcaataacgagaacgaaaacgagaatgttaGCAATGCACGctcttgattggttgaatgagcgtgagcgaattctctttgcgtcatgatcATTATCGCTGTAGTGTGACTTGCCTTTTTGCCTGACTGATCCCACGTAAAGGGCAGTCTTTAAtcaaacaccattcagtaaTCACTTTCAGTAACtaaacacccaaactgttggactttGACTATGGTGGTATGCCCCATGAGCCCACATaaaacacccaaactgttggattcTGATGGTGGTTTGCCTGATCC
The sequence above is drawn from the Asterias rubens chromosome 9, eAstRub1.3, whole genome shotgun sequence genome and encodes:
- the LOC117294256 gene encoding eukaryotic peptide chain release factor subunit 1, whose amino-acid sequence is MSSNDETAADRNVEIWKIKKLIKSLQAARGNGTSMISLIIPPKDQISRVAKMLADEFGTASNIKSRVNRLSVLSAITSVQQRLKLYSKVPPNGLVIYCGTIVTDDGKEKKVNIDFEPFRPINTSLYLCDNKFHTEALTALLADDNKFGFIVMDGNGALFGTLSGNTRDVMHKFSVDLPKKHGRGGQSALRFARLRMEKRHNYVRKVAEVAVTLYISNDKPNIAGLILAGSADFKTELSQSDMFDPRLQNKILKLVDVSYGGENGFNQAIELSAEVLGNVKFIQEKKLIGKYFDEISQDTGKYCFGVVDTLKALEMGAVEILIVWENLEIMRYLLKNHSADEEKVLHLTSEQERDRTYFMDKDTGVELELVESQPLLEWLANNYKTFGSTLEIITDRSQEGSQFCKGFGGIGGILRYRVDFQQMELDDNDFNDFDDY